In one window of Echeneis naucrates chromosome 17, fEcheNa1.1, whole genome shotgun sequence DNA:
- the uqcr11 gene encoding cytochrome b-c1 complex subunit 10, producing the protein MISKVVGAKYVSVVKTWIPTLAVWGAAGGVALVHFTDWRLVLDYVPYINGKFKKDE; encoded by the exons atgatCTCTAAAGTTGTCGGTGCGAAGTATGTTTCCGTTGTCAAAACATG GATCCCAACTCTGGCTGTGTGGGGGGCAGCTGGAGGTGTAGCACTGGTCCACTTCACAGACTGGCGATTAGTATTGGACTATGTCCCTTACATCAACGGCAAATTCAAGAAGGACGAGTAG